From a region of the Pseudooceanicola aestuarii genome:
- a CDS encoding alpha/beta hydrolase, which produces MPEVIFPGPEGRLEGRYHPQKEKDAPIAIVLHPHPQFGGTMNNKVVYNLHYAFYNMGFTVLRFNFRGVGRSQGEYDQGVGELSDAASALDYLQSMNTNSKHCWVAGFSFGAWIGMQLLMRRPEITGFISVSPPANMYDFSFLAPCPSSGLIVNGSADRVAPPADTQTLVGKLQEQRGITVTHDQIDGAGHFFEEPHMDTMIDSVTGYVKRRLTETTR; this is translated from the coding sequence ATGCCCGAGGTCATCTTTCCCGGACCGGAAGGTCGCCTGGAAGGCCGCTATCACCCGCAGAAGGAAAAAGACGCGCCCATCGCCATCGTGCTGCATCCGCATCCGCAATTCGGCGGCACGATGAACAACAAGGTCGTCTACAATCTGCACTATGCCTTCTACAACATGGGCTTTACCGTGCTGCGGTTCAACTTCCGTGGTGTCGGCCGGTCGCAGGGCGAGTATGACCAGGGCGTGGGCGAGCTGTCGGATGCGGCCTCCGCACTGGATTACCTGCAATCCATGAACACGAATTCCAAGCATTGCTGGGTCGCGGGCTTCTCCTTCGGGGCCTGGATCGGAATGCAATTGCTGATGCGCCGGCCGGAGATCACCGGCTTCATCTCCGTGTCGCCCCCGGCGAACATGTACGATTTTTCCTTCCTTGCGCCCTGCCCGTCCTCGGGCCTGATCGTCAATGGCAGCGCCGACCGTGTCGCGCCGCCCGCCGACACCCAGACCCTGGTCGGCAAGTTGCAGGAACAGCGCGGCATCACCGTCACCCATGACCAGATCGACGGCGCCGGCCACTTCTTCGAAGAGCCGCATATGGACACGATGATCGACAGCGTCACCGGCTACGTCAAACGCCGCCTGACGGAGACGACGCGCTGA
- a CDS encoding Rrf2 family transcriptional regulator, whose amino-acid sequence MKLSTKGRYAMVALADIALQTGPGLVTLAEISKRQSVSLPYLEQLFVKLRRAGLVESVRGPGGGYRLARPAEEIRVADVLAAVDETVNALHKGAGASGGQSGSRAQSVTNRLWESLSAHVYVFLHAATLKDVINNGLAPCRAVPSLLELEVVDET is encoded by the coding sequence GTGAAACTCAGTACCAAAGGCCGCTACGCGATGGTGGCATTGGCCGATATCGCCTTGCAGACAGGGCCCGGCCTTGTCACCCTGGCGGAGATTTCCAAGCGCCAGTCCGTGTCCTTGCCCTATCTCGAACAGCTGTTCGTGAAGCTTCGGCGCGCGGGGCTGGTCGAAAGTGTTCGCGGACCGGGGGGTGGCTATCGTCTTGCGCGTCCGGCAGAGGAGATTCGCGTCGCCGATGTCCTGGCCGCCGTGGACGAGACGGTGAATGCGCTGCACAAGGGCGCCGGCGCCAGCGGTGGCCAATCGGGCAGCCGCGCGCAGTCGGTGACCAATCGATTGTGGGAAAGCCTGTCGGCGCATGTCTATGTCTTTCTGCACGCCGCGACCCTGAAGGACGTGATCAACAACGGCCTGGCACCGTGCCGCGCGGTGCCCAGCCTGCTGGAACTCGAAGTGGTGGACGAGACGTGA
- a CDS encoding cysteine desulfurase family protein, with protein MNRVYLDHNATMPLRPEARQAMVDAMDLVGNPSSVHAEGRLAKSLVEKARAQVASALGADGADVVFTSGATEAAALAHAGRGLHGAAVEHDAVSAWIVEDLQVTPQGTVQIPDANVASVQVANSETGIIQSLPQGLAVSDLTQAFGKIPMAFNWLGCEMALISAHKLGGPKGIGAVVLKRGADLAAQLKGGGQEMGRRAGTENIIGIAGFGAAAAAAARDLDQGRWDEVGALRDRLEARLHEAAPDLTIPGAGVPRLPNTSCLVSRGWKGETQVMQMDLAGFAISAGSACSSGKVRASRVLGAMGFDETDAASAIRVSLGPETRSDDVDRFAHAWLAQRKKHRARAA; from the coding sequence GTGAACCGCGTCTACCTGGACCATAACGCCACCATGCCGCTGCGCCCCGAGGCGCGGCAGGCGATGGTCGATGCGATGGATCTGGTGGGCAATCCCTCTTCTGTTCATGCGGAGGGACGGCTGGCCAAATCGCTGGTGGAGAAGGCCCGCGCCCAGGTCGCCAGCGCGCTTGGCGCCGATGGCGCCGACGTGGTCTTCACCTCCGGCGCGACCGAGGCGGCGGCCCTTGCCCATGCCGGGCGGGGGTTGCATGGCGCGGCGGTCGAACATGATGCCGTTTCCGCCTGGATTGTCGAGGATCTGCAAGTCACCCCCCAGGGAACCGTGCAGATTCCCGATGCGAATGTCGCCTCCGTGCAGGTCGCAAATAGCGAAACCGGAATCATCCAGTCCCTGCCGCAGGGGCTGGCCGTGTCGGATCTGACCCAGGCGTTCGGGAAAATCCCCATGGCCTTCAACTGGCTGGGCTGCGAGATGGCGCTGATCTCCGCGCACAAGCTGGGCGGGCCCAAGGGGATCGGCGCTGTGGTTCTGAAACGGGGCGCCGATCTGGCCGCGCAGCTGAAAGGTGGCGGCCAGGAGATGGGGCGCCGGGCCGGAACGGAAAACATCATCGGCATCGCCGGGTTCGGCGCCGCCGCCGCCGCCGCCGCCCGCGATCTGGATCAGGGCCGCTGGGACGAGGTCGGCGCCCTGCGCGACCGGTTGGAGGCCCGGCTACACGAGGCCGCCCCGGACCTGACGATCCCCGGCGCCGGAGTTCCGCGACTTCCCAATACGTCTTGCCTTGTCTCCCGGGGCTGGAAGGGGGAAACGCAGGTGATGCAGATGGACCTGGCCGGATTCGCGATCAGCGCCGGATCGGCCTGTTCCAGCGGCAAGGTGCGCGCCAGCCGGGTGCTGGGCGCCATGGGATTCGACGAAACCGACGCGGCCAGTGCGATCCGCGTCAGCCTGGGGCCGGAGACGCGGAGCGACGACGTGGATCGTTTCGCCCATGCCTGGTTGGCCCAGCGAAAGAAACACCGCGCCCGTGCGGCGTGA
- the sufB gene encoding Fe-S cluster assembly protein SufB produces MSKMDTPEVKEGVDQETVDAVAAVGTYKHGWNTEIEMEYAPLGLSEDIVRLISEKNDEPDWMTDWRLAAYRRWLEKKEPDWAMVDYPRIDFQNQYYYARPKSMESKPKSLEEVDPKLLETYEKLGIPLREQMILAGVEGAEAAPAEARDGAPERKVAVDAVFDSVSVGTTFQAELKKAGVIFCSISEAIREHPELVRKYLGSVVPVSDNFYATLNSAVFSDGSFVYVPPGVRCPMELSTYFRINAENTGQFERTLIIADKGSYVSYLEGCTAPQRDVAQLHAAVVEIIIEEDAEVKYSTVQNWFPGDEEGKGGIYNFVTKRADCRGDRAKVMWTQVETGSAVTWKYPSCILRGNESQGEFYSIAITNNMQQADTGTKMVHLGRDTRSRIVSKGISAGKAQNTYRGLVSMHPKAKNSRNYTQCDSLLIGSDCGAHTVPYIEVKNNSSRVEHEATTSKVDDEQLFYCRQRGMDEEEAVALVVNGFCKEVLQALPMEFAMEAQQLVAISLEGSVG; encoded by the coding sequence ATGAGCAAGATGGATACGCCCGAAGTCAAGGAAGGCGTCGATCAGGAAACGGTGGATGCCGTTGCCGCCGTCGGCACTTACAAGCACGGCTGGAACACCGAAATCGAGATGGAATATGCCCCGCTGGGCCTGTCCGAAGATATCGTCCGCCTGATCTCGGAAAAGAACGATGAACCGGACTGGATGACCGATTGGCGCCTGGCCGCCTATCGCCGCTGGCTGGAGAAGAAAGAGCCGGATTGGGCGATGGTCGATTACCCCCGGATCGACTTCCAGAACCAATATTACTATGCCCGCCCCAAGAGCATGGAGTCCAAGCCCAAGTCGCTTGAAGAAGTGGACCCCAAGCTGTTGGAAACCTACGAGAAACTGGGCATCCCCCTGCGGGAGCAGATGATCCTGGCAGGTGTCGAGGGCGCAGAGGCCGCCCCGGCGGAGGCCCGCGACGGCGCGCCGGAACGCAAGGTCGCCGTGGACGCGGTGTTCGATTCCGTGTCCGTCGGCACCACCTTCCAGGCGGAGCTGAAGAAGGCCGGTGTGATCTTCTGCTCCATCTCCGAGGCGATCCGCGAACACCCCGAACTGGTGCGGAAATATCTGGGCTCCGTTGTGCCGGTGTCGGACAATTTCTACGCCACGCTGAATTCGGCCGTGTTCTCCGACGGGTCGTTCGTCTACGTGCCGCCCGGAGTGCGCTGCCCGATGGAGCTGTCCACCTATTTCCGCATCAACGCGGAGAACACCGGCCAGTTCGAACGCACGCTGATCATCGCGGACAAGGGGTCTTATGTCTCCTACCTGGAAGGTTGCACCGCGCCGCAGCGCGACGTGGCCCAACTGCACGCCGCCGTGGTGGAAATCATCATCGAGGAAGACGCGGAGGTGAAATATTCCACCGTTCAGAACTGGTTCCCCGGTGACGAAGAGGGCAAGGGCGGCATCTACAACTTCGTGACCAAACGCGCCGATTGCCGGGGCGACCGGGCCAAGGTGATGTGGACGCAGGTCGAAACCGGGTCCGCCGTGACGTGGAAATACCCCTCCTGCATCCTGCGCGGCAACGAAAGCCAGGGCGAATTCTACTCCATCGCCATCACCAACAACATGCAGCAGGCCGATACCGGTACCAAGATGGTGCACCTGGGCCGCGACACGCGTTCGCGCATCGTGTCCAAGGGGATCAGCGCGGGCAAGGCGCAGAACACCTATCGCGGGCTGGTGTCGATGCATCCCAAGGCGAAGAATTCGCGCAATTACACCCAGTGTGACAGCCTGCTGATCGGATCCGATTGCGGGGCGCATACCGTGCCCTATATCGAGGTGAAGAATAATTCCAGCCGGGTGGAGCACGAGGCGACGACCTCCAAGGTGGATGACGAGCAGTTGTTCTACTGCCGTCAGCGCGGCATGGACGAGGAAGAAGCGGTGGCCCTGGTGGTCAACGGCTTCTGCAAGGAGGTGCTGCAAGCCCTGCCGATGGAATTTGCCATGGAAGCCCAACAGCTTGTCGCGATCTCGCTGGAAGGTTCCGTCGGCTGA
- a CDS encoding FkbM family methyltransferase, which translates to MIDRVARLSKRLALGRPDVSDPLQLVHARPLDRPVIFCTRMENDPIQRNHRKGRFYEQDELRRLIGLMPAGGCFVDIGANVGNHSLFAALHLGAGRVIPFEPNVLAYDLLIQNVLVNRLADVVTLDHLGFGLSDRPSDGFGMAEKARNLGSARMLEGAGDLEMRTGDAMLADVLPHFIKIDVEGMEIAVLSGLEDTIRRARPVMQIEVDTDNDAAFAGWLAAQEYTVLHEDSRYKANRNFLVCPSDRAAELTRTLAQEDSA; encoded by the coding sequence ATGATCGACCGCGTCGCCCGTTTGTCGAAACGCCTGGCCCTGGGCCGGCCGGATGTCAGCGATCCGCTGCAACTGGTCCATGCCCGGCCGCTGGATCGGCCCGTGATCTTCTGCACCCGCATGGAAAACGATCCGATCCAGCGCAACCACCGCAAGGGGCGTTTTTACGAACAGGACGAATTGCGGCGGCTGATCGGACTGATGCCGGCGGGCGGGTGTTTCGTGGATATCGGGGCGAATGTGGGCAATCACAGTCTCTTCGCCGCGCTGCACCTGGGCGCCGGTCGGGTGATCCCGTTCGAGCCGAATGTGCTGGCCTACGACCTGCTGATCCAGAACGTGCTGGTCAACCGGCTGGCCGATGTGGTGACGCTGGACCATCTCGGCTTCGGCCTGTCCGATCGTCCCTCCGATGGCTTCGGCATGGCGGAGAAGGCGCGCAACCTCGGCTCTGCCCGGATGCTGGAAGGCGCGGGCGATCTCGAAATGCGGACCGGCGACGCCATGCTGGCGGATGTCTTGCCGCACTTCATCAAGATCGACGTGGAAGGCATGGAAATCGCTGTGCTTTCCGGTCTTGAGGATACGATACGCCGCGCCCGTCCTGTGATGCAGATTGAGGTGGATACCGATAACGACGCCGCCTTTGCCGGATGGCTCGCGGCGCAGGAATACACCGTCCTGCACGAGGACAGCCGCTACAAGGCGAACCGAAACTTTCTTGTCTGCCCGTCCGACCGGGCAGCGGAACTGACCCGGACCCTGGCGCAGGAGGACAGCGCATGA
- a CDS encoding heavy metal-binding domain-containing protein translates to MIITTTSTIEGHPVRDYRGLVVGEAIMGANVVRDFFAGITDIIGGRSGAYEAKLQDARDVAMREIEARARALGANAVVGVDLDYEVVGDSMLMVSISGTAVVIDQ, encoded by the coding sequence ATGATCATCACGACCACCAGCACGATCGAAGGTCACCCGGTCCGCGATTATCGCGGCCTGGTGGTGGGCGAGGCCATCATGGGCGCCAATGTCGTCCGCGATTTCTTTGCCGGGATCACCGATATCATCGGCGGTCGCTCCGGCGCTTACGAGGCCAAGTTGCAGGATGCCCGCGACGTCGCCATGCGCGAGATCGAGGCCCGCGCCCGGGCGCTTGGCGCCAATGCGGTGGTGGGGGTGGACCTGGATTACGAGGTTGTCGGCGACTCGATGCTGATGGTGTCGATCTCCGGCACCGCCGTGGTGATCGACCAGTGA
- the sufC gene encoding Fe-S cluster assembly ATPase SufC has protein sequence MLNISDLHVKLEEEDKQILKGVNLEVQAGKVHAIMGPNGSGKSTLSYVLSGRDGYEVTGGAATLDGDDLLDMEPEERAAAGLFLAFQYPVEIPGVGNMTFMRTALNAQRKARGQEEMSAADFLKLIREKAKELKIDADMLKRPVNVGFSGGEKKRNEILQMALLEPRMCILDETDSGLDVDAMKLVSDGVNALRDAGRGFLVITHYQRLLDHIKPDVVHIMADGRIVKTGGPELALEVEKNGYADILAEEA, from the coding sequence ATGCTGAATATCAGTGACTTGCACGTCAAACTTGAAGAAGAAGACAAGCAGATCCTCAAAGGTGTGAACCTTGAGGTCCAGGCGGGGAAGGTCCATGCGATCATGGGGCCCAACGGTTCGGGGAAATCGACGCTGTCCTACGTGCTGTCGGGCCGCGACGGCTACGAGGTGACCGGCGGCGCCGCCACGCTGGATGGCGATGACCTGCTGGACATGGAGCCCGAGGAACGCGCCGCCGCCGGTCTGTTCCTGGCATTCCAATACCCGGTGGAGATCCCGGGCGTCGGCAACATGACCTTCATGCGGACGGCGCTGAACGCGCAGCGCAAGGCCCGCGGTCAGGAGGAGATGAGCGCCGCCGATTTCCTCAAGCTGATCCGGGAGAAGGCCAAGGAGCTGAAGATCGACGCGGACATGCTGAAACGTCCTGTCAACGTCGGCTTCTCCGGTGGTGAGAAGAAACGGAACGAGATCCTTCAGATGGCCCTGCTTGAGCCACGGATGTGCATCCTGGACGAGACGGATTCCGGGCTGGATGTCGATGCGATGAAACTGGTGTCCGACGGGGTGAACGCTCTGCGGGACGCCGGGCGCGGGTTTCTGGTGATCACCCATTACCAGCGCCTGCTGGACCACATCAAACCCGACGTGGTGCATATCATGGCCGATGGCCGCATCGTGAAGACCGGCGGGCCGGAACTGGCCCTGGAAGTCGAGAAGAACGGCTATGCCGATATCCTGGCGGAGGAGGCGTGA
- a CDS encoding SufB/SufD family protein has protein sequence MTLPKVKQDATDARLAALGPVPAGGWSAAARAEALARVQAAGLPGARDEYWKYTRPQSLVQPDAPEAAPVEAEAGDVPTFDGVDALTLVFVDGVFDAQASDPLELEGVSIERLAQSDADIHWAQAHYGTLEARGQDPVSRPLAALNTAYATDGLLIRVTGTAPRPISVVYRHEATTSDAMLHHVVKLEQDAELTLLESGPAAARLNHVLEVEVADDATFHHVRAQGRDHARRAATHIFTRLGRESTFKSFTMTMNGALTRNDCVIEMTGDDAVAHVAGTCLGDGDFHHDDTVFITHDALNCESRQVFKKVLRNGAVGVFQGKILVKEGAQKTDGYQISQSLLLDGDSEFYAKPELEIYADDVACSHGSTSGAIDEEGLFYLRARGVPLAEAQDLMTLAFLAEALQEIDDDDLAELLSARLWSWLERRRAG, from the coding sequence ATGACGCTGCCCAAGGTCAAACAGGACGCCACCGACGCGCGGCTGGCCGCGCTTGGCCCCGTGCCGGCGGGGGGCTGGTCCGCCGCCGCGCGAGCCGAGGCGCTGGCGCGGGTGCAGGCCGCGGGCCTGCCCGGCGCGCGCGATGAATATTGGAAATACACCAGGCCGCAAAGCCTGGTGCAGCCCGACGCCCCCGAGGCCGCGCCGGTCGAAGCGGAGGCGGGCGATGTCCCTACTTTCGACGGGGTCGACGCCCTGACCCTCGTCTTCGTGGACGGGGTGTTCGACGCTCAGGCCTCTGACCCGCTGGAACTGGAGGGTGTCAGCATCGAGCGGCTGGCGCAGAGCGATGCCGACATCCATTGGGCGCAAGCCCATTACGGCACGCTGGAGGCGCGCGGGCAAGACCCAGTCAGCCGGCCGCTGGCCGCGCTGAACACCGCCTATGCCACCGATGGCCTGCTGATCCGCGTCACCGGTACCGCGCCGCGCCCGATCTCGGTTGTCTATCGCCACGAGGCGACGACCTCCGACGCGATGCTGCACCACGTGGTGAAGCTGGAACAGGACGCGGAACTGACATTGCTGGAAAGCGGCCCGGCCGCCGCCCGGCTGAACCATGTTCTTGAGGTCGAGGTCGCGGATGATGCGACTTTCCACCACGTGCGCGCGCAGGGCCGGGACCATGCCCGCCGGGCCGCCACGCATATCTTCACCCGGCTGGGTCGGGAAAGCACCTTCAAGTCGTTCACCATGACGATGAACGGCGCGCTGACCCGCAATGATTGCGTGATCGAGATGACGGGTGACGATGCTGTGGCCCATGTCGCCGGCACCTGTCTGGGCGATGGCGATTTTCACCATGACGACACCGTGTTCATTACCCATGACGCCCTGAATTGCGAAAGCCGGCAGGTGTTCAAGAAGGTTCTGCGCAACGGCGCCGTTGGGGTATTCCAGGGCAAGATTCTGGTCAAGGAAGGCGCGCAGAAGACCGACGGCTACCAGATCAGCCAATCGCTGCTGCTGGATGGCGACAGCGAGTTCTACGCCAAGCCGGAGTTGGAAATCTATGCCGATGACGTGGCCTGTTCGCATGGCTCCACCTCGGGGGCGATCGACGAGGAAGGCCTGTTCTACCTGCGCGCGCGCGGCGTACCGCTGGCCGAGGCGCAGGACCTGATGACCCTGGCCTTCCTGGCCGAGGCGTTGCAGGAGATCGATGATGACGACCTGGCAGAACTGCTGAGCGCGCGGCTCTGGTCCTGGCTGGAACGGCGCCGCGCGGGCTGA
- a CDS encoding YIP1 family protein — MSLLRNIAATYRGPGQVARRLLDPAPREDRTLVMMMGSCATIFVAQWPQLSRQAFETGQELDMLMTNTLFGLLFLLPLALYGLAALAHLVAKPLGGQGSFAAARAVLSWALVAAMPAYLLWGLTAGFVGPGAAKDLTGLVFLALFLWFWSMGMRVAEFGRQSEGQA; from the coding sequence GTGTCGCTGCTTCGCAATATCGCCGCGACCTATCGCGGGCCGGGCCAGGTGGCGCGCCGCCTTCTGGATCCGGCCCCGCGTGAGGACCGGACGCTGGTGATGATGATGGGGAGCTGTGCCACCATCTTCGTCGCGCAATGGCCGCAATTGTCGCGCCAGGCTTTCGAGACCGGCCAGGAGCTGGATATGCTGATGACCAACACGCTGTTCGGTTTGCTGTTTCTGCTGCCGCTGGCGCTTTACGGGCTGGCGGCGCTGGCGCATCTTGTGGCCAAACCGCTGGGCGGGCAGGGCAGTTTCGCCGCCGCCCGCGCAGTTCTGTCCTGGGCGCTGGTGGCCGCGATGCCGGCCTATCTGCTGTGGGGGCTGACGGCGGGATTCGTCGGGCCTGGTGCGGCCAAGGATCTGACAGGGCTGGTTTTCCTGGCCCTGTTCCTGTGGTTCTGGAGCATGGGAATGCGGGTGGCCGAATTCGGCCGGCAATCGGAGGGCCAGGCGTGA
- a CDS encoding YIP1 family protein has translation MNWVEFGKQTILDPRAAGAQLVRMHLPRDAGWSLLALLAILNGILYWALLPAEFLTAPLDGPVALTLVVGVALLLSSATLTLAGRMLGGQGDFDTLLRVTIWLQVLRLVAQIGVSLLSLALPPLAALASFAVGVWGLYIVTCLVTEAHGFSSLLRGLAVIGLSFIAAVMFLAVLLTLVGVTPQGTI, from the coding sequence GTGAACTGGGTCGAATTCGGCAAGCAGACGATACTGGATCCCCGTGCCGCCGGGGCGCAATTGGTGCGGATGCACCTGCCGCGTGACGCGGGCTGGAGCCTTCTGGCCCTGCTGGCAATCCTGAACGGCATTCTCTACTGGGCGTTGTTGCCGGCAGAATTCCTGACCGCGCCGCTGGACGGGCCCGTCGCCCTGACGCTGGTGGTGGGGGTGGCGCTGCTGCTGTCGTCGGCCACGCTGACGCTGGCCGGGCGGATGCTGGGCGGGCAGGGTGATTTCGACACCCTGCTGCGGGTCACCATCTGGCTACAGGTGCTGCGCCTGGTGGCACAGATCGGGGTCTCGCTGCTGAGCCTCGCCCTGCCGCCGCTGGCCGCGCTGGCCTCCTTTGCCGTGGGGGTCTGGGGGCTCTATATCGTCACCTGCCTGGTGACGGAGGCGCATGGCTTCTCCAGCCTGTTGCGCGGGCTGGCCGTGATCGGCCTGTCCTTCATCGCCGCCGTGATGTTTCTGGCGGTGCTGCTCACGCTTGTCGGGGTGACGCCCCAGGGAACGATCTGA
- a CDS encoding cysteine desulfurase, whose product MYDVDAIRSDFPILSREVNGKPLVYLDNGASAQKPQAVIDAVTLAYSHEYSNVHRGLHYLSNLATEKYEAVRGTVARFLNAPSEEEIVLTSGTTEGINLVAYGWAMEHMQAGDEIVLSVAEHHANIVPWHFLRERMGIKLVWVDVEADGALDPEKVIAAMGPRTRLVAVTHMSNVLGSVTDARSICHAARARGIASLLDGSQAAVHGPVDVADLGCDFYPITGHKLYGPSGSGAIYIRAERQAEMRPFMGGGDMIREVTKDAVTYADPPMKFEAGTPGIVQTIGLGVALDYMMSVGMADIAAHEADLAAYAQARLSGCNWLTLQGNAAGKGAIFSFTMAGAGHAHDISTILDKKGVAVRAGHHCAGPLMAHYGITASCRASFGMYNTRAEVDALIDALELAHDLLG is encoded by the coding sequence ATGTACGATGTCGATGCCATTCGAAGCGATTTTCCGATCCTCTCGCGGGAGGTCAACGGCAAGCCGCTGGTCTATCTCGACAACGGGGCCTCTGCCCAGAAACCGCAGGCCGTGATCGACGCGGTGACGCTGGCCTATTCGCATGAATATTCCAATGTCCACCGCGGGTTGCACTACCTCTCCAACCTCGCGACCGAAAAATACGAAGCCGTGCGCGGTACCGTCGCCCGGTTCCTGAACGCCCCTTCGGAGGAGGAGATCGTGCTGACCTCCGGCACGACGGAGGGGATCAACCTGGTCGCCTATGGCTGGGCGATGGAACATATGCAGGCCGGTGACGAGATCGTCCTGTCGGTGGCCGAGCACCACGCCAATATCGTGCCCTGGCATTTCCTGCGCGAACGCATGGGGATCAAGCTGGTCTGGGTGGATGTGGAGGCCGATGGCGCCCTGGACCCGGAGAAGGTCATCGCCGCCATGGGGCCGCGCACCCGGCTGGTCGCCGTGACCCACATGTCCAACGTTCTGGGCAGCGTCACCGATGCACGCAGCATCTGCCACGCCGCACGCGCGCGCGGGATCGCCAGTCTGCTGGACGGCTCTCAGGCCGCGGTGCATGGCCCGGTGGACGTGGCCGATCTGGGCTGCGATTTCTACCCGATCACCGGGCACAAGCTGTATGGGCCCAGCGGCTCGGGTGCGATCTATATCCGCGCGGAGCGGCAGGCCGAGATGCGCCCGTTCATGGGCGGCGGCGACATGATCCGGGAGGTCACGAAGGACGCCGTGACCTATGCCGATCCGCCGATGAAGTTCGAAGCCGGTACCCCCGGTATCGTCCAGACCATCGGGTTGGGCGTGGCGCTGGACTACATGATGTCCGTGGGCATGGCCGATATCGCCGCGCATGAGGCCGATCTGGCCGCCTATGCCCAGGCGCGGCTGTCAGGATGCAACTGGCTGACCTTGCAGGGCAATGCCGCGGGGAAGGGGGCGATCTTCTCCTTTACCATGGCCGGGGCGGGGCATGCGCATGACATCTCCACCATCCTCGACAAGAAGGGCGTGGCGGTGCGCGCCGGCCATCATTGCGCGGGGCCGTTGATGGCCCATTACGGCATTACCGCAAGCTGCCGGGCCTCTTTTGGCATGTACAACACCCGGGCCGAGGTCGACGCGCTGATCGACGCGCTGGAACTGGCGCACGACCTGCTGGGATGA
- a CDS encoding MT-A70 family methyltransferase has protein sequence MTASDDLRSFLKGDRFATVMADPPWRFQNRTGKIAPEHKRLARYPTMTLEEICELPVSEHLEDRAHCYLWVPNALLPEGLKVLDAWGFQYKSNIVWEKIRKDGGPDGRGVGFYFRNVTEILLFGTRGKDVRTLQPGRSQVNFIEAEEPDSDLLKTRKREHSRKPDEQYDIIESCSWGPYLELFGRGKRKGWTVWGNQAEDDYKPTWKTYAYNSSAPAAE, from the coding sequence ATGACTGCGTCTGACGACCTGCGCTCATTTCTGAAAGGCGACCGGTTCGCGACTGTTATGGCAGACCCGCCTTGGCGTTTCCAGAACCGCACCGGTAAGATTGCTCCCGAACACAAGCGGCTCGCACGGTACCCTACGATGACCTTGGAAGAAATCTGTGAGCTTCCTGTTTCCGAACACTTGGAAGACAGAGCGCATTGCTATCTCTGGGTTCCCAATGCCTTGTTGCCGGAAGGTCTTAAGGTTCTGGATGCCTGGGGCTTTCAATATAAATCTAATATCGTTTGGGAGAAGATCCGCAAAGATGGCGGCCCTGATGGCCGTGGCGTGGGCTTCTATTTCCGCAATGTTACGGAAATCCTCCTCTTTGGAACGCGGGGGAAAGATGTGCGCACACTTCAACCTGGCCGGAGTCAGGTCAATTTCATTGAAGCTGAAGAGCCGGACAGTGACCTATTGAAAACTCGTAAACGAGAGCACAGCCGTAAGCCCGATGAACAATACGACATTATCGAGTCGTGCTCTTGGGGGCCGTACTTGGAGTTGTTTGGTCGTGGCAAGCGTAAAGGCTGGACGGTTTGGGGAAATCAAGCCGAAGATGATTACAAGCCAACTTGGAAAACCTACGCATATAATTCTTCGGCTCCTGCCGCCGAGTAG
- a CDS encoding BglII/BstYI family type II restriction endonuclease, translating to MFESLTDKGFDIAIRNHAGAILSVDFPEISGELEKALLEVEIPAEELIGSGGGEAPSTQRLRRRLYEVEWPKHNFDFRLIVDGKETVSNSHEIDHVRWSETGNIALEIEWNNKDPFFDRDLENFQRLHAQSAISVGVLITRGASLQEGMLGIVQRCIEKHGFIDESEMVEAFGMKDRTKRQREAVQKLLDRQTPFSEAFAKQFVNDKFGQATTHWSKLKDRIDRGVGNPCPLLLIGLPASVVKE from the coding sequence GTGTTCGAAAGCTTAACCGATAAAGGATTTGATATTGCTATCCGCAACCACGCCGGAGCGATTTTGTCCGTCGATTTCCCTGAAATATCGGGCGAACTTGAAAAAGCGCTTCTGGAAGTAGAGATCCCAGCCGAAGAGCTCATCGGCTCGGGGGGCGGTGAGGCACCTTCTACGCAGCGTCTACGGCGTCGGCTCTACGAAGTGGAATGGCCCAAACATAATTTCGATTTTCGCCTGATAGTCGATGGCAAAGAAACCGTCTCTAACAGCCACGAGATTGACCATGTCAGATGGTCGGAAACAGGAAACATTGCCCTTGAAATCGAATGGAACAACAAAGACCCATTCTTTGACAGAGACCTGGAAAACTTTCAAAGGCTCCACGCTCAATCAGCAATATCGGTGGGTGTCTTGATTACGCGAGGAGCGAGTCTTCAAGAAGGTATGCTTGGCATTGTACAGCGTTGTATTGAAAAGCACGGTTTCATAGATGAGAGCGAGATGGTTGAAGCCTTCGGGATGAAGGACAGAACCAAGCGTCAAAGAGAAGCTGTTCAGAAGCTACTCGACAGACAAACGCCCTTCTCTGAGGCGTTTGCCAAGCAATTTGTGAACGATAAATTTGGTCAAGCAACAACGCACTGGAGCAAGCTCAAGGACCGAATAGATAGGGGTGTAGGCAACCCGTGCCCGCTTTTGCTAATCGGCCTACCGGCGTCCGTTGTTAAGGAATGA